One part of the Lysobacterales bacterium genome encodes these proteins:
- a CDS encoding YegP family protein, translating into MSGHYILRRSSAAQPYSFVLRAGNNEVILTSENYSTKQGAEAGIRSCQVNSPFDDRYERKQSLAAQPYTFVLKASNGQVIGRSENYSTPQGREAGIDSVKRNGPTTDIRDQT; encoded by the coding sequence ATGTCTGGACACTACATCCTGCGGAGATCTTCGGCGGCTCAGCCATACTCCTTCGTTCTTCGCGCCGGCAACAACGAAGTAATTCTGACCAGTGAGAACTACTCGACGAAGCAAGGAGCTGAGGCTGGTATTCGTTCGTGCCAGGTTAACAGCCCATTCGACGACCGGTATGAGCGAAAGCAGTCACTCGCGGCACAGCCCTATACTTTTGTGCTGAAAGCCTCAAACGGACAAGTCATTGGAAGAAGCGAAAATTACTCGACTCCGCAAGGCCGAGAAGCCGGGATCGACTCCGTGAAGCGCAATGGCCCAACAACTGATATTCGCGATCAAACTTAG
- a CDS encoding transposase, whose amino-acid sequence MPSFGALCRIEGEAKDQGLQGEALRACRQQHAAPWLTKLQDCLQAQGGKALKNRGLAEAVNHGLSRWPALLGYIEDGGRPIENKPIENAIRPITLGRKNWLLIGSTNAGPRAAAIMSQVATAKANCVCP is encoded by the coding sequence ATGCCGAGCTTCGGCGCGCTCTGCCGCATCGAAGGCGAAGCCAAGGACCAGGGCCTGCAGGGCGAGGCGCTGCGCGCCTGTCGCCAGCAGCACGCTGCTCCGTGGCTGACCAAGCTGCAGGACTGCCTGCAGGCGCAGGGGGGCAAGGCGCTGAAGAACAGAGGCCTCGCCGAGGCGGTGAACCACGGGCTCAGTCGCTGGCCTGCGTTGCTGGGCTACATCGAGGATGGCGGTCGACCGATCGAAAACAAGCCGATCGAAAACGCTATCCGCCCGATCACACTCGGCCGTAAGAACTGGCTGCTCATCGGCAGCACGAACGCCGGCCCGCGCGCCGCCGCGATCATGAGCCAGGTCGCCACCGCCAAGGCCAACTGCGTTTGCCCGTAG
- a CDS encoding helix-turn-helix domain-containing protein — protein MVRVLNEVDKSPVAEVAKKYGIGVQTLYVWCKRYSKLETAEVKELRRLQQQIALL, from the coding sequence ATAGTCAGGGTCCTCAATGAGGTTGACAAGTCGCCGGTTGCGGAGGTTGCCAAGAAGTACGGAATCGGTGTGCAGACGCTGTACGTCTGGTGCAAGCGCTACAGCAAGCTGGAGACCGCCGAGGTCAAGGAGCTGCGGAGGTTGCAGCAGCAAATCGCGCTCCTGTAG
- a CDS encoding DNA cytosine methyltransferase, producing the protein MFSGAGLFGQAFREHGAELDFAIELDIHAAASYACNVGPHVLVGAIEAMTPTQRVDVLIAGPPCQGFSTLGRRDPKDIRNKLCLQIPRWARSTDAQVVVVENVPPFLLAAQWRTMTRNLRRLGYETATWTLDAADFGVPQHRRRSFTIASRIGLPEPPPPTSRTTAAMVFEAIARDDPMQIWPEHSPLASARMRHLPRGGDRRDLMRVAPRLCPPSWYRIGCQATDVWGRIDPSAPANTLRCDFQNPSKGRYIHPYEDRMISLREGARLQQIPDDWVLQGHRTAITRQIGNGVPLGLGRAVARQVLALF; encoded by the coding sequence TTGTTCAGCGGCGCCGGTCTATTCGGGCAAGCCTTTCGCGAACACGGTGCCGAGCTCGACTTTGCGATCGAATTGGACATCCACGCGGCCGCCTCGTATGCGTGCAATGTTGGTCCTCACGTGCTAGTAGGCGCGATCGAGGCGATGACGCCTACGCAGCGCGTTGATGTCTTGATTGCCGGCCCCCCCTGCCAAGGCTTCAGCACGCTTGGACGACGGGACCCGAAAGACATCCGAAACAAGCTTTGCCTGCAGATCCCCCGTTGGGCCCGCAGCACCGATGCGCAGGTGGTGGTGGTCGAAAACGTTCCGCCGTTTCTACTCGCCGCGCAGTGGCGAACGATGACGCGCAACCTGCGCCGTCTCGGTTACGAGACCGCGACGTGGACGTTGGACGCCGCCGACTTCGGCGTCCCGCAGCACCGTCGGCGTTCCTTCACGATTGCGTCCCGAATCGGGCTGCCTGAGCCACCGCCCCCTACGTCCCGGACCACGGCGGCGATGGTCTTCGAGGCCATCGCGCGCGACGACCCGATGCAAATCTGGCCAGAACATTCACCACTAGCCTCGGCGCGCATGCGCCACCTGCCGCGAGGCGGCGATCGACGCGACCTGATGCGCGTTGCCCCCCGCCTTTGCCCTCCATCCTGGTATAGGATCGGGTGCCAGGCCACGGACGTCTGGGGGCGCATCGACCCCTCCGCGCCGGCCAATACCCTACGCTGCGACTTCCAGAACCCTTCGAAGGGGCGCTACATCCATCCCTACGAGGACCGCATGATCTCGTTGCGCGAGGGCGCTCGCCTGCAGCAGATCCCGGACGACTGGGTGCTGCAGGGACACCGTACGGCGATTACGCGCCAGATTGGAAACGGCGTACCACTCGGCCTGGGGCGCGCTGTCGCCCGCCAAGTGCTGGCTCTGTTCTAG
- a CDS encoding helix-turn-helix transcriptional regulator translates to MAARINSSLQARMLGERLRTARRARKLSLKRLGELTGVHHSQISRFEQGEAVTFSVNLQKICKELRVGLALSATDRSAPLSQRIDALVCAAPSMVEALEAFLTAMERVVASSSNSGR, encoded by the coding sequence ATGGCGGCGCGAATCAACTCTTCACTACAGGCACGCATGCTCGGCGAGCGACTGCGCACGGCAAGGCGTGCTCGTAAGCTTTCACTGAAGAGGCTCGGCGAATTGACCGGTGTCCACCACTCCCAGATCTCCCGCTTCGAGCAGGGCGAGGCGGTCACATTCAGCGTGAATTTGCAAAAAATATGCAAAGAGCTGCGTGTTGGCCTCGCCCTGAGCGCAACTGATCGCTCAGCGCCCCTGAGTCAACGCATCGATGCGCTAGTCTGCGCAGCGCCTTCGATGGTCGAGGCGCTGGAGGCCTTCTTGACAGCGATGGAGCGGGTCGTGGCCAGTTCTTCGAATTCCGGGCGTTGA
- a CDS encoding ATP-binding protein, protein MESEPTQDAGALSSIAVVKPEEFTMTIQGGMLEALGINMYTTLGKCLVEFVANAYDAESPRVDIAIPVGEIEKARDQVRRAARASALAEAQAAGGRAPSSRGRILLLALPEDIKVTIRDAGNGMTPQQVQNVFLPINRKRRIGNDGQETNLKTENGLRYAMGRKGLGKLAGFGAAGVVRVETKRRGQDFATSFCMRYDKLVAEPNLSEVVLPATYIPGKEVQESYTLIELSALKCDAVRNNVDSIKSTLSEAFFGILPADFEIKVNEEVVVAETPKYEFTFPSGPRVDAEGFATVRLDIDDMPEPLEYRYSVRFREKGAHLPAAKRGARIYCNNRLAAGPTLLDLPTGMHNFHAQSYMECIVIADELDRFGVDIINTNRTHLRQDSQLVEKLLSTVTESMMEGIKAHSKFRNARAEQDIQDNPEARMLDRVAQQLPPRSRGPIKKLLTTLAARHGVDSTEFKEVAPLVINAANASEVLIKLIEVGANPESIEKVAGHLRDLAEIERLDALKLYRGRRNGINALKKLELEGEENWKKKASETQLHALFKSDPWLIRPEFTRPIVSDEDLSKLASKLARQIGVDSFTPMQKSGKDDLTRPDLVFVMADSAMPSEVVIVELKSPTLPLELEHLTQLERYMRKVEQFIEIELSGRFCAVRGILIGALPDSTTTAEGSLDLLHKMKKAGIREPWEVVGIRSLIERALQIHQAAIDTLEEELKEDDEEEEAQDSQSAGDTSNAPYAEGGVEAT, encoded by the coding sequence ATGGAAAGTGAGCCGACGCAGGACGCAGGAGCGTTATCGAGCATCGCGGTAGTGAAGCCCGAAGAATTCACCATGACCATCCAGGGCGGCATGCTCGAAGCCCTCGGGATCAACATGTATACGACGCTGGGCAAGTGCCTCGTCGAGTTTGTCGCGAACGCCTATGACGCCGAGTCGCCGAGGGTGGACATCGCGATTCCTGTGGGGGAGATTGAGAAGGCACGCGACCAAGTTCGCAGGGCAGCGAGAGCCTCTGCCCTCGCGGAAGCCCAAGCGGCGGGGGGGCGCGCGCCCTCATCCCGCGGGCGGATCTTGCTCCTCGCGCTGCCGGAAGACATAAAGGTCACGATCCGCGATGCGGGCAACGGCATGACGCCCCAGCAGGTTCAGAACGTGTTCCTTCCGATTAATCGCAAACGTCGCATCGGCAACGATGGGCAAGAGACGAACCTTAAGACTGAGAACGGCCTGCGGTACGCGATGGGCCGGAAGGGTCTGGGAAAGCTCGCCGGTTTCGGCGCCGCCGGCGTTGTCCGCGTCGAAACCAAACGGCGCGGTCAGGACTTCGCCACGAGCTTTTGTATGCGGTACGACAAGCTTGTGGCTGAGCCGAACCTCAGCGAGGTCGTGTTGCCGGCGACGTATATCCCGGGGAAAGAAGTCCAAGAGAGCTACACGCTCATCGAGCTGTCGGCTCTCAAGTGCGACGCCGTGCGAAATAACGTCGATTCCATCAAGAGCACGCTCTCGGAAGCCTTCTTCGGCATCCTGCCGGCCGACTTTGAGATCAAGGTCAATGAGGAAGTGGTTGTGGCCGAAACGCCGAAATACGAGTTCACCTTCCCCAGTGGACCGAGAGTCGATGCCGAAGGCTTCGCCACGGTGCGGCTCGACATCGATGACATGCCTGAACCGCTCGAGTACCGCTATTCGGTGAGGTTTCGCGAGAAGGGCGCTCATCTTCCCGCGGCCAAGCGAGGCGCCCGTATCTACTGCAACAACCGGCTCGCTGCTGGGCCGACGCTCCTCGACCTGCCCACTGGCATGCACAACTTCCATGCGCAGTCGTATATGGAATGCATCGTGATCGCCGACGAGCTCGATCGGTTCGGCGTCGACATCATAAATACCAATCGAACGCACCTACGCCAGGACAGCCAGCTCGTAGAAAAGCTGCTTTCGACCGTTACCGAGTCGATGATGGAGGGGATCAAGGCGCACTCGAAATTCAGGAACGCCAGGGCCGAGCAGGACATCCAGGACAATCCCGAGGCGCGCATGCTGGATCGCGTCGCGCAGCAGCTTCCTCCACGGTCGAGAGGTCCGATCAAAAAGCTGTTGACCACGCTCGCAGCGCGCCATGGCGTAGACAGCACGGAGTTTAAAGAGGTCGCGCCGCTGGTCATCAATGCTGCGAATGCGAGCGAGGTGCTGATCAAGCTCATCGAGGTAGGCGCTAACCCGGAGTCGATCGAGAAAGTCGCCGGGCATCTGCGCGACCTTGCGGAGATCGAGCGACTTGATGCTCTCAAGCTTTACAGGGGGCGCCGCAACGGAATCAACGCGCTCAAGAAGCTCGAGCTCGAGGGCGAGGAAAACTGGAAGAAGAAAGCTTCGGAAACCCAGCTGCACGCGCTCTTCAAGAGCGATCCATGGCTGATCCGGCCGGAGTTCACCCGACCAATTGTCAGCGATGAGGATCTCAGCAAGCTGGCCTCGAAACTCGCTCGACAGATCGGCGTGGACTCCTTCACTCCGATGCAGAAGAGCGGCAAGGACGACCTCACGCGTCCCGACCTCGTCTTCGTCATGGCGGACAGCGCGATGCCATCGGAGGTCGTAATCGTTGAACTAAAGTCACCCACCCTCCCGCTCGAGCTGGAACACCTCACCCAGCTCGAGCGCTACATGCGAAAGGTCGAGCAGTTCATCGAAATCGAGCTGAGCGGGCGTTTCTGTGCCGTGCGCGGAATCCTGATTGGCGCGCTGCCAGATTCGACGACGACTGCCGAAGGAAGCCTTGATCTTCTGCACAAGATGAAGAAGGCCGGGATCCGTGAGCCGTGGGAGGTGGTGGGCATTCGAAGTCTGATTGAGCGTGCACTTCAGATCCATCAGGCCGCGATCGACACGTTGGAAGAGGAGCTGAAGGAGGACGACGAAGAGGAAGAGGCTCAGGATTCCCAATCCGCCGGTGACACATCCAACGCGCCTTACGCTGAAGGTGGTGTCGAAGCCACGTGA
- a CDS encoding sce7726 family protein has translation MSRHHPRVSELELRQALAAWLLPGLAPDELLVEELGIEHGSTRVDVAKLGRRLDGFEIKSDFDTLDRLARQMHAYHRVFDTLTIVTTPAFVPQVERLLPAWWGILQAARGPNGEISLQRVRPTADHPRQEAESIVSLLWRDEVLTILRNQLGARVSSSANRATLYRQLTELSDLVTIKQWVTSILRTRPSLRDRDLLRVKSAGSGDEPSAPDDGLRHLAATS, from the coding sequence CCGGCTTGGCGCCAGACGAGTTGCTGGTAGAGGAGCTGGGCATCGAGCATGGCAGCACCCGCGTGGACGTCGCCAAACTGGGCCGACGATTGGATGGGTTCGAGATCAAGAGCGACTTCGACACGCTCGATCGCCTGGCCCGGCAGATGCACGCCTATCACCGCGTCTTCGACACCCTCACCATCGTCACAACCCCCGCCTTCGTGCCGCAGGTCGAACGCCTACTCCCCGCCTGGTGGGGCATCCTGCAGGCCGCCCGCGGCCCCAACGGCGAAATCTCGCTGCAGCGGGTGCGCCCAACGGCCGACCATCCGCGACAAGAGGCCGAGAGCATCGTCTCGCTGCTTTGGCGCGACGAGGTGCTCACGATCCTGCGCAATCAACTCGGCGCGAGGGTGTCCTCCTCAGCCAACCGGGCGACGCTCTATCGCCAGTTGACCGAGCTCTCGGACCTGGTGACCATCAAGCAGTGGGTCACCAGCATCCTGCGAACCCGTCCGTCCCTGCGGGATCGTGACCTGCTTCGCGTCAAATCAGCTGGTTCAGGCGACGAACCGTCAGCACCAGATGATGGCTTGCGGCATCTCGCCGCCACGTCATGA